Proteins encoded together in one Rhizobacter sp. J219 window:
- the trpA gene encoding tryptophan synthase subunit alpha: MSRIQSVLAALKAQGRKALIPYVTAGDPFPDATVELLLAMAKAGADVIELGVPFSDPMADGPVIQRAGERALAKGIGMPQVLDFVREFRHSNDTTPIVLMGYANPIERYDQRAGEGAFVRDAKAAGVDGVLVVDYPPEECEAFAAQMRAADSDPIFLLAPTSTEQRIKDVARVATGFVYYVSLKGVTGSGAIDTRSVAEALPRIRAHVKVPVGVGFGIRDAETAKAVGAVSDAVVIGARIVSLLETQTRDNVVSAGAAFIAEIRAALDSLKGDPA, translated from the coding sequence ATGAGCCGCATCCAGTCCGTGCTGGCCGCACTCAAGGCGCAGGGCCGCAAGGCGCTGATCCCCTACGTGACCGCAGGTGACCCGTTCCCCGACGCGACGGTCGAGCTGTTGCTCGCCATGGCGAAGGCCGGTGCCGACGTGATCGAACTCGGTGTGCCGTTCTCCGACCCGATGGCCGACGGCCCGGTGATCCAGCGCGCCGGCGAGCGCGCCTTGGCCAAGGGTATCGGGATGCCGCAGGTGCTCGACTTCGTGCGCGAGTTCCGCCACAGCAACGACACAACACCCATCGTGCTGATGGGCTATGCCAACCCGATCGAGCGCTACGACCAGCGTGCAGGCGAGGGCGCCTTCGTCCGTGACGCGAAGGCGGCGGGCGTCGACGGCGTGCTCGTCGTCGACTATCCGCCCGAGGAGTGCGAGGCCTTCGCGGCGCAGATGAGGGCCGCCGATTCCGATCCGATCTTCCTGCTCGCCCCCACCTCCACCGAACAACGCATCAAGGACGTCGCCCGTGTCGCCACCGGCTTCGTCTACTACGTGTCGCTGAAGGGCGTGACCGGCTCCGGCGCGATCGACACGCGTTCCGTCGCCGAGGCCTTGCCTCGCATCCGCGCGCACGTGAAGGTGCCGGTCGGCGTGGGTTTCGGCATCCGGGACGCCGAAACGGCCAAGGCCGTGGGCGCAGTGTCCGATGCCGTCGTGATCGGTGCCCGCATCGTGAGCCTGCTTGAAACCCAAACGCGCGACAATGTCGTTTCCGCCGGCGCGGCGTTCATCGCCGAGATCCGCGCGGCCCTCGATTCCCTGAAAGGAGATCCCGCATGA
- the trpB gene encoding tryptophan synthase subunit beta — translation MLNYQQPDARGHFGPYGGTFVAETLIHALDESNAAYEAARKDPAFVAEFAYENFKHFVGRPSPIYHAARLSRELGGAQIYLKREDLNHTGAHKVNNTIGQALLARRMGKPRVIAETGAGQHGVATATVCARYGMECVVYMGSEDVKRQSPNVYRMNLLGARVVPVESGSKTLKDALNEAMRDWVTNIENTFYIIGTVAGPHPYPAMVRDFQRVIGDECLVQMPEMINRQPDAVIAAVGGGSNAMGIFYPYIPHEKTRLIGVEAAGQGLDSGKHAASISRGTPGVLHGNRTYLLQDDNGQITETHSISAGLDYPGVGPEHAYLKDIGRAEYVGITDDEALAAFHRLCRTEGIIPALESAHAVAQAIKMAPAMRPDQHLLVNLSGRGDKDIGTVADLSGAEYFDRPSQAGRTVKGAQ, via the coding sequence ATGTTGAACTACCAGCAGCCCGACGCCCGCGGGCATTTCGGGCCCTATGGCGGCACCTTCGTCGCCGAAACCCTGATCCACGCGCTCGATGAGTCCAACGCCGCCTATGAAGCGGCCCGCAAGGACCCAGCGTTCGTCGCCGAGTTCGCGTACGAGAACTTCAAGCACTTCGTCGGCCGCCCGAGCCCGATCTACCACGCCGCCCGTCTGAGCCGAGAGCTGGGCGGTGCACAGATCTACCTGAAGCGCGAAGACTTGAACCACACCGGCGCGCACAAGGTCAACAACACCATCGGCCAGGCGCTGCTCGCGCGCCGCATGGGCAAGCCGCGCGTGATCGCCGAAACCGGCGCCGGTCAGCATGGCGTGGCCACGGCCACCGTCTGCGCACGCTATGGCATGGAGTGCGTGGTCTACATGGGCAGCGAAGACGTGAAGCGCCAGTCGCCCAACGTCTACCGCATGAACCTGCTCGGCGCACGAGTCGTGCCGGTGGAAAGCGGCTCCAAGACCTTGAAGGACGCGCTCAACGAGGCGATGCGCGACTGGGTCACCAACATCGAGAACACCTTCTACATCATCGGCACCGTGGCCGGCCCCCATCCTTACCCGGCGATGGTGCGCGACTTCCAGCGCGTCATCGGTGACGAGTGCCTGGTGCAGATGCCCGAGATGATCAACCGCCAGCCCGATGCGGTGATCGCCGCCGTGGGCGGGGGCTCGAATGCGATGGGCATCTTCTACCCCTACATCCCGCACGAGAAGACACGCTTGATCGGCGTCGAAGCCGCTGGCCAGGGCCTCGATTCCGGCAAGCACGCTGCCAGCATCAGCCGGGGCACCCCCGGCGTGCTGCACGGCAACCGGACCTACCTGCTGCAAGACGACAACGGGCAGATCACCGAGACGCACTCCATCTCGGCCGGTCTCGACTACCCCGGCGTCGGCCCCGAGCATGCCTACCTCAAGGACATCGGCCGCGCCGAATACGTCGGCATCACCGATGACGAGGCGCTCGCGGCCTTCCATCGCCTGTGTCGCACCGAAGGCATCATTCCGGCGCTCGAGTCGGCTCATGCTGTCGCGCAGGCCATCAAGATGGCGCCGGCCATGCGGCCCGACCAGCATCTGCTGGTGAACCTCTCCGGGCGTGGCGACAAGGACATCGGCACCGTCGCCGACCTCTCCGGCGCCGAGTACTTCGACCGCCCCTCGCAGGCCGGTCGCACGGTGAAGGGCGCCCAATGA